TGAAACATTGCATACAAAGATGTTCTTTTCATCTTCAGATGTGAATGAGTATCAAAACCAGCTAGCAACAGAAGCATTAAAAGAAGTGACTGATTTTCTAGACAAGCAACAAATTTCGTATGAAAAAGTGGTTCGTATTGGGTACCCTATTCATGAAATATGTAAGGAAGCAGAAGAAAGAGGCGCTAAATATATTATAATAGGTTCCCGAGGAAGAGGACCTTTAAGAGGGCAAATGTTTGGGAGTGTGTCGCTAGGGGTTTTACACGAAGCGAATTGTCCCGTGCTCGTTGTCAAAGGTGACAAGGATAAGGCGAATGCTTGAAAGGTATAATCAACTAAATTTAAAAATGGAAGTTAATAAGAACTAAGCCTTAAAGTTTCATAACAGTTATAAAAAAGCCCTTATGGGTGCATGATCGGATGCATCCATAAGGGCTTTTGTACTATATCCTGATAAATTGAAGAATTATATTTCATTCTCTGTGTTTTTTTGGTATCTTTTTGAGTTGTAGCTTTCATCAAACTCTTTACCTTCTAGATCTTTATCTAGAGTAAGAGGTTCTTTGCAATGCATGCACGCATCTACACGACCTAGAATCTTAGTTGGTTTTTCACAATTGGGACAAACTACTTGAATTGTTTTTGTCGAAAGCATGCCAATCCAAAAGTAAATCACCGTACTTAAGGCGACTGATATCATCCCTAGAATCATGAATATACTCATTAACCACATGGTCTCTTTAAAGAAAAGGCCGATATACATGACCCCGAATCCAATAAATACTAAACTTAACGCAAAAGTGCGGATTTTATTAATTTTACTTGAGTACTTAATGCCCACTCCGTTCCCTCCTAAAGCTTCTTACAATGGTAGTATAGCATAAATTATAGGAGAGAAACGGGGATAGGAAAAAGGAATTTTTACGAATATGTCGAAAT
The sequence above is drawn from the Pontibacillus yanchengensis genome and encodes:
- a CDS encoding universal stress protein — translated: MKNSIIVPVDGSPHSFFAMTEALDLSKRLEMNIVLVNVQHQIETLHTKMFFSSSDVNEYQNQLATEALKEVTDFLDKQQISYEKVVRIGYPIHEICKEAEERGAKYIIIGSRGRGPLRGQMFGSVSLGVLHEANCPVLVVKGDKDKANA
- a CDS encoding DUF2614 family zinc ribbon-containing protein, with the translated sequence MGIKYSSKINKIRTFALSLVFIGFGVMYIGLFFKETMWLMSIFMILGMISVALSTVIYFWIGMLSTKTIQVVCPNCEKPTKILGRVDACMHCKEPLTLDKDLEGKEFDESYNSKRYQKNTENEI